In the Fibrobacter sp. UWR3 genome, AACACCTTCGGCATAGTCGCGAGCCTTCGCCAGCGCCTTCTTGCCCGCAGCCTTGATAACCTGCGACTGGACGCCATCGACATCCTTAAGCTGGGCCGCCGTCCTATGGATTTCGACATCCGGCTCGGCCGCAAGCGCCTGCACAAGAGCGGCGGCATCAATTTTGCGATTTACCGTAACGACAAAATTCTGCGTGGCCACGTAACCGACAAGTTCGCGCTTTCCACTACGGTACGACCAATCCTTGCGGACATCCACGCTGTTCTGCTCCACGTTGGACTGCGGAATTTCAAGCGACTTCACGTTTTCGAAAATCACCGAACGGCGTTCGGCCAGACGCCTAGTTACAGTTTCCTTGTCCCTGCCGCGGATTTCGAGGCTAAAGCCCATCTCGAACTTGTCGGCGGCAAACTTCTTGGACTCCGAAACCGAGACCTCGATTTTCGGGACGTCGTACACCGTCGTACCATCAGAAGAAACCGCAGGTACAACAGAGGGTTCGGCCTTCACTGTGCGGATAAGGACGCACGCGCAGGCAATCAGCAACACGAGACAGATGATGTTAAGCAGTTTTGCAATCATCGTTCAGACCTCCTTTTTTTTGGAAATCACCTTATTTCTTCGCGAACAGGAGCGCCGCAAACTTGAGCACGACGGCGACGAACACGGTGGTCGTCATGCTGATGAACGGCATCCACGGCCAGCTGAAGACTTTATCAAAAACGGCAGGCACGCCAAAGGCGGGAATACCCTGGATAAGCACGAGGCTCCCCATGCCGCAAAGTACGGAGGCAATCACCTGCCAGCTCTTGAGGCCCTTCACGAAGAACGCGAGGAGGAACATGCCGAGAAGCGGGCCTGTAAAAAGTCCCGTAAAGAAGAGGGCGTTCTTGAGGAGGCTCCCCTGCTGCGTTGCGGCAAAGAGCGCAAAGAACACGCCGAGTACGCCCCAGACCACCGTCCAAATTTTAGCACGCTTGAGCCCGCCCATTCCCGCAGATTCGTCCCAGCCGAGGAAATCGCGTTCGGACGTATTGCTGAGCGAATTGATGGAACTAGAAAGGCTGCTCATGGCCGCCGCGCAAATGGCGGCAACAATCAAGCCCGTCACACCAGACGGAAGGCCGTTCACGATAAAGTACGGGAACACGTCGTTCTGCCCGACACTTTCGGGGAGGCTAGCGACATGCGCCTTCTGATAATAAACGTAAAGAGCGGCGCCCACCCAGTAGAAAAGAATCGAGACAAAGCAGCCGAGCACCATCGAAAGCACGCTCGAGCGGTTCGCCGCCTTCACGTCCTTGCAGCTCAGATAACGTTGTACAAACTGCTGGTCACACCCGCGTATCGCAATTTCGAGAACGGCATACGCGAAGCCCGCAGAAATAAGCGTGCGCGCGTTGGATACATCCATCGAGGCGTCCCACCACTTTGTCTTGCCGGCCTCGCTCGCCATGGCCGCCATCTCGCCGAAACCGCCTACCGCGTTCGAGATAAGCACGAGCACCAGGACGCCACCGCCAAAGAACACGCAGAACTGCATCACATCGGTCCAGATGACGGCCCTGATACCGCCGAACCACGTGTAGAAAATCGCGACCGCGGCAGAAACGACAATGGCCAGTTTCAAGTCTATGTGCAGGATTTGCGCCAGCACGAGCGAGGGCGCATAAAGCAATATACCCGTACGCAACAGCAGGTGCAGACTGTAGAACACCGCGGCAAGCCGGCGCACAGCCTTCGAGCCGAAACGCACTTCGAAAAGTTCGTACGCGCTGGAAATGCCCGACGTGCGGAACCGAGGAATGAACACAAAGCCCACGACGACGATGCTCAGGAGAGCGCCAATCTGGAACATGAGGAACGTCATGTTGTCGCCGTACACGTCGGCTGGAGCACCAAGGAATGTCGTCGCGCTCACGGATGTCGCGATGAGGCTTATGCCCACGGCGACCCACGGCATGGAACCACCACCGAACATGTATTCCTTGAGATTCTTGTTACCGCGGGAAACCCACAGGCCAATAAACAGCGAAAGCAACAGGTAGGCAGCAAGCACTACCCAGTCAAGCAACGTAAACACGACTAGACTCCCTGCTCAACGGCAACGTGCTCGGCCGTCTTGTCGGTGTACTGGATAACCTGGTTGCGGCCGCCTTCCTTCGCCTTGTAGAGCGCCTGGTCCGCATAGGTCACCGCCTTCTTCATGTCGTGGAAGTCGGGCGTCACGAGGAAGGCGCCGATGCTCACGGTCACGCGGAGGGGGTCCTGCTGGTGCACGTCGAACTCGAGCTTCATTACCGCATGGCGAATGCGTTCCGCCGTCTCGATCATCCCTTCGGGGGTCGTATCGACAAGGCCAACGACAAACTCCTCGCCACCGTAACGGGCGACAATGTCTATTTCCTTGCGGATTTCGCCACTGATGGCACCCGCGATTCCCTTGATGACCACATCGCCGATGGGGTGGCCGTAGGTATCGTTCACGTTCTTGAAGTGGTCGATATCCATCATGAGCACGCCGATATTGTACTTCTGGCGGTCGGCTCGAATCTTCTCGGTACGCAGGTTCTCGTGGAGCGTACGGTGGTTGATAAGCCCGGTAAGGCCGTCGCGCGTCGCGAGGTCCTTGTCGCGTTCCACCTGGCAGGCACGCGCATACGCAAAACCCGCAACACCCGCAAAAGCCTTGAGCAGGTTCATCTCGTGTTCGGAATAGCGGTCGCTCCGGCGGCTTTCGAGACAGATGGCGAGTTCCGCCTGTTCCGCGTTCGCGTCGGAAGGCACCGGCATCACGAACAGTTGGCGGATATCCATGTTCTTCTTTTCCTGGCTGTCGATACGCGGGATGTACGCATTGAACGCCGACTGGTTGAACGTGCGTTCTACCGGACGGTTATGGTACAGCGCGAGAATCGCAAGGCCCTTGTCGGAAAGCGTAAATGTCTTGTTCTCGAACTGGTCGGCATCGATACCGTAGCAGCTCACTACGCGGCCCGTACGTTCCTGGTGCAGGTTGTAGTCGTTCTGGCGGTCGAGGGCCAGAATCATCATGCGGTCGAAGGGAATGTTGCCCTTCACGTATTCCGAAATCTGGCGGTAGATTTCCTTCACCGACATGTTCTTGAAGAACTGGTGCTGGTAATGGTACAGCACGCTGAACTGCTGCTGCTCGATGTAGTTCTTCGCCGAAACAAAACTCTTGAAATAGAGCGTATAGAGCGTGCTCGCGATGTAGGTAAGCGCCTGCGCCGTATGCTGGTTGAACGCACTCGGGTAGAGCGAATCCATCACGACAGCACCCACGCGGTTCTTGCCGCGGTCAAGCATCGGGACCGCGACTACGGACTTGATCATCGGGTTATCGATGTAGTAGAGCAGAGGCTTGCCGCCCGAAAGGTCGCCCTCGAGCAGGCGGTTCACGTCGAGGCGGAAAAGCTGGCTGATAAGGCCCGTATTCTCGGTAATCTTCACGTCGGTCGCAATCTTCGCCTCGGGATTCGAGCAGGCATACGCGCGGATTCCCCATTCCTTCATGGAATTGAGAGGCGAAAAGACCACGAGGGAATGCACGTTCGGGACAATGCGCTTGAGGCCCTCGAGCATATCGCCGAAGGCTTTTTTCACGTCGGCATCGGCGCGCGCCCACACCTGGTTTACACGGAGGGTCGAACCGGGCTCGTTGTAATCGGTCTCGGAATCCCCGAAGGAATTCTTGAGTTCGGGCGTGACGGCAGGGGTAATTCCCGTAGCGCGCACTGCACTCCCCACCACAGGGAGCGACGCGGTCTTTCCGCCGGGAATACGCGGCAGGTTCATGTAACCGAGAGCCGCGGCGACACCCGCAAAGGGGATCAGGAACAGGAACATCCCCCCCTGGAGCGAAAGACCCAGGAGGAAGCCTGCAACAACGAACAAGATTATCGACATCTGCATCTGCGTCCTCTGAAACTTACAGCCGGAATGAACGGTAGAGCATGGAGCAGGCGACTCCCGCGAACAGGAAATGGCTTATCCATGCGGCAAGGAATGGCGACAGCGCCCCGTTTTCACCCATCTTCAATCCGATTCTTTCTAGAATATAATAACTAAAAACGAGCAACAGGCCAACTCCGAACTTCTGGGATAGCCCTCCAGAACGACTATACCTGTGGCAAAGGGCCGCCCCGATGAGAAGCACGATCAGGTTCATCCAGTGGGCCGAGCGCTTGAAGTGCAGCGAGGTTTCCATGGCACGCGTATCTTCACCGGAGCGTTTCAGCACCTCGATGCGTTCCATCACCATCTTCGAGTCCATCTCGTCGGAAACCTGGCGTTCGTTGATGAGGTCCTCGGGCCGGGTAAACACCTTCCCGAGCATCTTTTCCCTGTGGAACGTCAGTACCGTCACCGAGCCGTCCTTGTTGAACACGCGCTTCATGCCGCGTTCGAACAGCCAGCACGGTTCCTCGCGCAGGGAATCGGGCTTCGTGGTATCGGGTTCGAGCCAGCGCACCGTCTTCGCGTCGTAACGTTCCGCAAGCCTTCCCTGCTCGCGCAGGAGCAGCACCACGTCGCGGCCCATCTTCGCCTTGCCCGAATAGAACTTGAAGAACCAGCTCGCCTTCTCGCTGTCGATAAACGTGAAGTCGTTCTTTTCCTTGATGCGCGGGTTCTTCTTCTTTTGCGCGTTCGTCTCCATGATTTCGAGGCGCTTGTGGTTCGCGTCGGGCAGCCAGTGTTCGCTCATCTCGTACGAACCTACCGAGGCGAGCACACCCAAAAAGAATATCGGGAACAGCGTCTTGAGCGGGCTCTGGCCCGAGCTCTGCATGGCGCTCATCTCGAGATGGCGAGACATGTTACCCACCGAAGCCAGCACCGCGATAAACATCGAAACCGGCGTGATAAGGTACAGCATGTACGGCAGGTAGCAGAAGTAGTAGTCGAGAGCGTCCTTCGTATCGCGGGCAAGCCACGTCTTGATGTTGCCCACGAAGTCAATAACGGCGAACATGAAGATGGCACCGATGGTCACGATAAGGAACATCTTGAGGAAATTCCAGACTAGGTACCTTGAAAACTTCATGCGCGGCCCCTCCCTATGGAGCGGAACTTGCGGCCCGCCGCCCTCATGAACCTGAAGAACTTGGAATCGCCGGTAAAGCGGTCACGCACCATCGCCACCGTAATGAATATGCCGAACACGCCGATGATGATGTTCGACGCCCACATGGCAAGTTCCGGCGAGATGATAAGGCGGTCGGCCAGGTTCTCGCCGCCGATAAGGCAAATCCAGTAAATCACGAAAAACGCAAGACTGTAGATAATGCCCGTACCGATACCGCCCTTGCGGGCCATGATACCGAGGGGAGCACCGATAAGCACGAAAATGAAGCACGCGAACGAGGTGCTGAACTTCTTGTGGATTTCGACCAGGTACTGCGCGGCCCGCTTCTGTTCGGATTCCATGCGGCTCCACAGCCTCTCCGTATTGCGCAACGCAGAAATCTCCTGCATGCGCAGGCGTTGCAGGGACTTGCGCCTCTGGACAGAATCAGGGAACAGCGCTCCCTTTGCGTCTTGAGGCACAATGCTATCGCCCTTCACGTAGTCGCGGGTCGCGACGAGGGTCGGCAGGCGCTTCTCGAAGGCCACCTGCGATACGGTATCGTACTTCGCACGGGCCTCGTTCACCACGTCCATCATCATCTCGACGGGCATCTCGCGGTCACTGCGGTAACTGCGGCTCCTGCGTTCCAGGCGGTCGTCCACGTTCTGCAGGGCAAGGTCCTGCGAGAAGAAGCGGATTCGGAAATAGTTCTCGGGCTTGTCCGGGTCCACCGTATGCGTCTCGCCACTGCGGAGCCTGAACATGAGGGTAGCACCGTTATCCACGTAGTCGAGCGTCGCACTGTCGGCATAGACAATCCTCGGCGCGCCCTTCTTTTCCATCTCGTACACCTGGATGCCGTAAAGCACGCCCGATACCGGGTCGATGCGGTTTACCCACAGGTGTACGTCCGGGAACTGCGTGATCAGGCGCCCCGCGTCGATAAACACGTGCGGTTTCTTGCGCGAGACCGCGTTCATGAGTTCTACGGAGCGGTGGTTCGCCTCGGGCAATACCCAGTTGTTGAAAAGAATCATGAGCACCACAAGGAGCGAGGCCACAAGCATCACGGGGCGCATGAGCGACAAGGGGGAAACACCTGCCGCCTTGACCGCAGTAATCTCGTGGTCGCCCGAAAGGCGCCCGAAAGCCATGAGGCATGCGACAAGCACCGCCATCGGAATCGAAAGCGAAAGCATCCATGCGAGGTTCAGCGCGAATATTTCGAGCACCGTCGATGCGGGCAGGCCCTTCGACAGCACGTTATCAAGAATTTTTACAAGAAAATCGACAACAAACAAAAACGTTATGCCAAAAAGCGCCGCCAGGAACGGACCAATAAGCTCTTTCAACACATAACGGACTAGAATCATTTTTCCTTACGTTCGATTTTTTCTACTTTAACGGTGAAAAATTAGAATTAACCGAAGAAAAAAAATGAAACTGACCCTAAAGACAGCACTGTTCTCAAGCATTTTTCTTAGCGTAGCCCTTTTAAGCGGTTGCTCGTCCGATTCTTCGGGCAGGGTAACGCACACGCAGTTCTGCAAGAACAAGTACGACAAGGCCGAAGAGCTCTTCAAGAAGGAAAAGTACGGACGCGTCATCGACAAGGCCGAAGAAATCATGAGCTACTGTGCCGGTACGGGCTACCTGGAACAGACTTCGTTCCTGCTCGCCGAGAGTCACTTCAACCTGGAAAACTGGATCGAGGCGCGCGGCGAATACGGCAGCTTCATCGCGAACTTCCCCGGCTCCCCGTTTGCGGAATCCGCCGAGTTCAAGAAGGCCATCTGCTCGTTCAACATGGAATTCCGCGTGAGCCGCGACGAGGCGAACACCACCGTCGCCATGAAGGATTTCGAACGTTACCTCTCGAACCATCCCGATACCCCGCTACGTGACTCCATCAACTACTACTACGGACTGCTCGTGGAACGCATCGCCGAGAAGGAATTCCAGACGGCAAGGCTCTACCTGCGCATGGACAAGCCGCAGGCGGCGGTCATCTACTTCAAGGAATTCCTCGAGACCTACCAGCAGTCCAAGCGCCGCAAGGAAGCGTTGTTCCTCACCTCGCAGGCATACACCGACCTCGACCAGTTCGAGGCTGCACGCGAATACCTGAACATGGCGAAGCTCGAACTCAAGGATGACGACAAGGACGGTCACAAGCTCCTCAAAAAGACCGAGAAAAAAATCGCGAAGGCCGAAGAAAAATTCGAGAAGCGTATGAAGAAGGATTCCGAAAAGAAGCGCATCCTGAAAGAAGAACGCGAAATGCTGAACTAGGTCTCTTATGCGTCAAGCGGGTTTCAAGTCCATCCTCGTGCTATTCGCCACGCTGCTCTGTGCGACGGGCGCAATCGCCGATGACGAGGAATCCAAGCCCACGCGCGACCTTTCCAGGCTTTCCGTTTTTGCGCAGCCTTCCATTTCATTCCTGAGTTTTGACCAGCGCAAGTATTTCCAGAACGCCGTCGA is a window encoding:
- a CDS encoding SIMPL domain-containing protein, which produces MIAKLLNIICLVLLIACACVLIRTVKAEPSVVPAVSSDGTTVYDVPKIEVSVSESKKFAADKFEMGFSLEIRGRDKETVTRRLAERRSVIFENVKSLEIPQSNVEQNSVDVRKDWSYRSGKRELVGYVATQNFVVTVNRKIDAAALVQALAAEPDVEIHRTAAQLKDVDGVQSQVIKAAGKKALAKARDYAEGVDAKLGRVLQINGEGGGITYNRRYRTNGLMMAKAAMLDGAAEMGPDENAIADSVEVSAFVRIVVELK
- a CDS encoding sodium:solute symporter; the encoded protein is MFTLLDWVVLAAYLLLSLFIGLWVSRGNKNLKEYMFGGGSMPWVAVGISLIATSVSATTFLGAPADVYGDNMTFLMFQIGALLSIVVVGFVFIPRFRTSGISSAYELFEVRFGSKAVRRLAAVFYSLHLLLRTGILLYAPSLVLAQILHIDLKLAIVVSAAVAIFYTWFGGIRAVIWTDVMQFCVFFGGGVLVLVLISNAVGGFGEMAAMASEAGKTKWWDASMDVSNARTLISAGFAYAVLEIAIRGCDQQFVQRYLSCKDVKAANRSSVLSMVLGCFVSILFYWVGAALYVYYQKAHVASLPESVGQNDVFPYFIVNGLPSGVTGLIVAAICAAAMSSLSSSINSLSNTSERDFLGWDESAGMGGLKRAKIWTVVWGVLGVFFALFAATQQGSLLKNALFFTGLFTGPLLGMFLLAFFVKGLKSWQVIASVLCGMGSLVLIQGIPAFGVPAVFDKVFSWPWMPFISMTTTVFVAVVLKFAALLFAKK
- a CDS encoding sensor domain-containing diguanylate cyclase; translation: MQMSIILFVVAGFLLGLSLQGGMFLFLIPFAGVAAALGYMNLPRIPGGKTASLPVVGSAVRATGITPAVTPELKNSFGDSETDYNEPGSTLRVNQVWARADADVKKAFGDMLEGLKRIVPNVHSLVVFSPLNSMKEWGIRAYACSNPEAKIATDVKITENTGLISQLFRLDVNRLLEGDLSGGKPLLYYIDNPMIKSVVAVPMLDRGKNRVGAVVMDSLYPSAFNQHTAQALTYIASTLYTLYFKSFVSAKNYIEQQQFSVLYHYQHQFFKNMSVKEIYRQISEYVKGNIPFDRMMILALDRQNDYNLHQERTGRVVSCYGIDADQFENKTFTLSDKGLAILALYHNRPVERTFNQSAFNAYIPRIDSQEKKNMDIRQLFVMPVPSDANAEQAELAICLESRRSDRYSEHEMNLLKAFAGVAGFAYARACQVERDKDLATRDGLTGLINHRTLHENLRTEKIRADRQKYNIGVLMMDIDHFKNVNDTYGHPIGDVVIKGIAGAISGEIRKEIDIVARYGGEEFVVGLVDTTPEGMIETAERIRHAVMKLEFDVHQQDPLRVTVSIGAFLVTPDFHDMKKAVTYADQALYKAKEGGRNQVIQYTDKTAEHVAVEQGV
- a CDS encoding LptF/LptG family permease — encoded protein: MKFSRYLVWNFLKMFLIVTIGAIFMFAVIDFVGNIKTWLARDTKDALDYYFCYLPYMLYLITPVSMFIAVLASVGNMSRHLEMSAMQSSGQSPLKTLFPIFFLGVLASVGSYEMSEHWLPDANHKRLEIMETNAQKKKNPRIKEKNDFTFIDSEKASWFFKFYSGKAKMGRDVVLLLREQGRLAERYDAKTVRWLEPDTTKPDSLREEPCWLFERGMKRVFNKDGSVTVLTFHREKMLGKVFTRPEDLINERQVSDEMDSKMVMERIEVLKRSGEDTRAMETSLHFKRSAHWMNLIVLLIGAALCHRYSRSGGLSQKFGVGLLLVFSYYILERIGLKMGENGALSPFLAAWISHFLFAGVACSMLYRSFRL
- a CDS encoding LptF/LptG family permease yields the protein MLKELIGPFLAALFGITFLFVVDFLVKILDNVLSKGLPASTVLEIFALNLAWMLSLSIPMAVLVACLMAFGRLSGDHEITAVKAAGVSPLSLMRPVMLVASLLVVLMILFNNWVLPEANHRSVELMNAVSRKKPHVFIDAGRLITQFPDVHLWVNRIDPVSGVLYGIQVYEMEKKGAPRIVYADSATLDYVDNGATLMFRLRSGETHTVDPDKPENYFRIRFFSQDLALQNVDDRLERRSRSYRSDREMPVEMMMDVVNEARAKYDTVSQVAFEKRLPTLVATRDYVKGDSIVPQDAKGALFPDSVQRRKSLQRLRMQEISALRNTERLWSRMESEQKRAAQYLVEIHKKFSTSFACFIFVLIGAPLGIMARKGGIGTGIIYSLAFFVIYWICLIGGENLADRLIISPELAMWASNIIIGVFGIFITVAMVRDRFTGDSKFFRFMRAAGRKFRSIGRGRA
- a CDS encoding outer membrane protein assembly factor BamD, which gives rise to MKLTLKTALFSSIFLSVALLSGCSSDSSGRVTHTQFCKNKYDKAEELFKKEKYGRVIDKAEEIMSYCAGTGYLEQTSFLLAESHFNLENWIEARGEYGSFIANFPGSPFAESAEFKKAICSFNMEFRVSRDEANTTVAMKDFERYLSNHPDTPLRDSINYYYGLLVERIAEKEFQTARLYLRMDKPQAAVIYFKEFLETYQQSKRRKEALFLTSQAYTDLDQFEAAREYLNMAKLELKDDDKDGHKLLKKTEKKIAKAEEKFEKRMKKDSEKKRILKEEREMLN